The Ruficoccus amylovorans genome has a segment encoding these proteins:
- a CDS encoding O-acetylhomoserine aminocarboxypropyltransferase/cysteine synthase family protein, whose protein sequence is MSDNSIPMKGLGTRAVHAGQPVDSDTGSRALPIYQTTSFVFKDTDQAANRFGLKELGPIYTRLGNPTTDALEARVAALDGGSAGLAHSSGSAAITNAILNLAGSGDHIVSVAQLYGGTYNLFHYTLPKLGIEVSFVDGDDPENFRKATKANTKAYFGESLGNPRLNVFPFDEVAAIGKEMGIPLIIDNTVTPLICRPIEHGCNVVAYSTTKFLGGHGVAIGGMIVDGGNFDWGQGRHPGFTEPDNSYHGLVHWDAFKAFAPVGGANVAYAFKMRLQLLRDTGNCPSPHNSWLTLLGVETVHLRMQRHCENALKVAEFLAAHDKVSWVNYPGLKDHPDHERAKKYLKGGFGALLGFGIKGGAEAGRKFIESLKLFSHLANIGDAKSLAIHPATTTHSQLSEDELISAGVTPDFIRLSIGIEDFEDIQADLEQALARA, encoded by the coding sequence ATGAGCGACAACTCAATCCCCATGAAAGGTCTCGGCACGCGTGCCGTCCACGCCGGGCAACCGGTTGACAGCGACACAGGCTCGCGCGCGCTTCCCATTTACCAGACGACCAGTTTTGTCTTTAAAGACACCGACCAGGCGGCCAACCGCTTCGGCCTGAAGGAGCTTGGCCCGATCTACACCCGCCTGGGCAACCCGACCACCGACGCCCTCGAAGCCCGTGTGGCCGCGCTCGACGGCGGCAGCGCCGGCCTGGCCCACAGCAGCGGCTCCGCCGCCATCACCAACGCCATCCTCAACCTGGCCGGCAGCGGCGACCACATCGTCTCGGTCGCCCAGCTCTACGGCGGCACCTACAACCTTTTCCACTACACCCTGCCCAAGCTCGGGATCGAGGTCAGCTTCGTGGACGGGGACGACCCCGAGAACTTCCGCAAGGCCACCAAAGCCAACACCAAGGCCTATTTCGGGGAAAGCCTCGGCAACCCCCGCCTGAACGTCTTCCCCTTCGATGAAGTCGCCGCCATCGGCAAGGAAATGGGCATCCCGCTCATCATTGACAACACCGTCACCCCGCTGATCTGCCGCCCCATCGAGCACGGCTGCAACGTCGTCGCCTACAGCACCACGAAGTTCCTCGGCGGCCACGGTGTGGCCATCGGCGGGATGATCGTGGACGGGGGCAACTTCGACTGGGGCCAGGGCCGCCACCCCGGCTTCACCGAGCCGGACAACAGCTATCACGGCCTCGTCCACTGGGACGCCTTCAAGGCCTTCGCGCCCGTGGGCGGGGCCAATGTCGCCTACGCCTTCAAGATGCGCCTGCAACTGCTGCGCGACACCGGCAACTGCCCCTCGCCGCACAACAGCTGGCTCACCCTGCTCGGCGTCGAAACCGTCCACCTGCGCATGCAGCGCCACTGCGAGAACGCGCTCAAGGTAGCCGAGTTCCTGGCCGCGCACGACAAGGTCAGTTGGGTCAACTACCCCGGCCTCAAGGACCACCCCGACCACGAAAGGGCCAAGAAGTACCTCAAGGGTGGCTTTGGCGCGCTGCTGGGCTTCGGGATCAAGGGCGGGGCCGAGGCGGGCCGCAAGTTCATCGAGAGCCTCAAACTCTTCAGCCACCTGGCCAACATCGGCGACGCCAAGAGCCTGGCCATCCACCCGGCCACCACCACCCACAGCCAGCTCAGCGAGGACGAACTGATCTCCGCCGGGGTCACCCCCGACTTCATCCGCCTGAGTATCGGGATCGA